One window from the genome of Cryptomeria japonica chromosome 6, Sugi_1.0, whole genome shotgun sequence encodes:
- the LOC131072868 gene encoding HMG1/2-like protein: MKESKPKRAAAVEAKAKKAEAKTKLRVVKEKPKKRQAKPKVKKDPNQPKRPPTAFFVFLEEFRQTFKQKHPEVKGVAAVGKACGDKWKEMSDADKAPYLAKAAQKKVEYDVTMNAYKKKQVDDEGDVAEESDKSKSELNEDDDDEEDDSEDED, encoded by the exons ATGAAAGAATCAAAGCCTAAAAGAGCTGCGGCTGTGGAGGCTAAAGCTAAAAAGGCTGAAGCTAA GACGAAGCTGCGTGTTGTGAAAGAAAAGCCAAAGAAACGGCAGGCTAAACCCAAAGTTAAAAAGGATCCCAACCAACCTAAGAGGCCACCAACTGCCTTTTTTGTTTTCCT GGAGGAGTTCCGTCAGACATTCAAGCAGAAGCATCCCGAAGTCAAAGGAGTTGCAGCT GTTGGTAAAGCTTGCGGTGacaaatggaaagaaatgagtgatGCT GATAAGGCCCCATACCTTGCAAAAGCTGCACAGAAGAAAGTTGAATATGATGTTACAATGAATGCTTACAAAAAGAAACAG GTGGATGATGAAGGCGACGTAGCTGAGGAGTCTGACAAGTCAAAATCTGAGCTAAATGAAGATGACGACGATGAAGAAGACGACAGTGAG GATGAAGATTGA